One genomic window of Papaver somniferum cultivar HN1 unplaced genomic scaffold, ASM357369v1 unplaced-scaffold_0, whole genome shotgun sequence includes the following:
- the LOC113325856 gene encoding SKP1-like protein 1B, translating into MIEDCGTGNDIPVPLTNISSEILEIVLAFLEKHASEEEDRDEDENQELKNCQACADLIKHFPPEKISKIFNIKNDFTPKEEAEVRRENAWDFE; encoded by the exons ATGATTGAAGATTGTGGTACTGGAAATGATATTCCAGTTCCATTAACCAATATTTCAAGTGAGATTTTAGAGATTGTTCTTGCATTTCTTGAGAAACATGCTAGTGAGGaagaagatagagatgaagatgaGAACCAAgaactgaaaaa TTGCCAAGCCTGTGCTGATTTGATCAAACATTTTCCACCAGAAAAGATTAGCAAGATTTTCAATATCAAGAATGATTTTACCCCTAAAGAAGAAGCAGAAGTTAGAAGAGAGAATGCTTGGGATTTTGAGTAG
- the LOC113325816 gene encoding SKP1-like protein 11 has product MASSSTSKSLDLEKMNLKLKENPFNFVAGGSSSSLKSKDVTKMKNLKIQETVVTPESDSDDEAAAGSPIVFGRTEGGSSSSGKKKAKSQIKRKKVQIETSTATTTRKKTRFSSTTTTSSSTSSSSSSSSSSSTMVHLRSSDGDIFEVEESIALLSQTITHMIEDGVVAGNVIPLSNISSEILEKVIGFLEKHAGEEEEDRDEKEKEELKKWDENFAEKLKKDQYTLFEMILAANYLSARCLLDVTCQACADMIKGMPPEQIRKFFNIKNDFTPEEEAEVRRENQWAFE; this is encoded by the coding sequence ATGGCTTCTTCTTCAACATCAAAATCACTAGATTTAGAGAAgatgaatttgaaattgaaagaAAACCCCTTCAATTTTGTTGCTGGGGGTTCATCCTCATCACTAAAATCAAAAGATGTAACCAaaatgaagaatttgaagattCAAGAAACTGTTGTTACCCCTGAATCTGATTCTGATGATGAAGCTGCTGCTGGATCTCCaattgtttttggtagaactgaGGGAGGTTCTTCTTCTAGTGGGAAGAAGAAAGCAAAATCACAAATCAAAAGGAAGAAAGTACAAATAGAAacatcaacagcaacaacaacaagaaagaaAACTAGATTCTcttcaaccaccaccaccagcagcagcacatcatcatcatcatcatcatcatcatcatcatcaacaatggtTCATTTaagaagttctgatggtgatattTTTGAAGTGGAAGAATCAATTGCTCTGTTATCTCAAACAATTACACATATGATTGAAGATGGGGTTGTGGCTGGAAATGTGATTCCATTATCTAACATTTCAAGTGAGATTTTGGAGAAAGTGATTGGGTTTCTTGAGAAAcatgctggtgaagaagaagaagatagagatgagaaggaaaaagaagagcTGAAAAAGTGGGATGAGAACTTTGCTGAAAAGTTGAAGAAGGATCAGTATACCCTTTTTGAGATGATTCTTGCTGCTAATTATCTGTCTGCTAGGTGTTTGTTGGATGTAACTTGCCAAGCCTGTGCTGATATGATCAAAGGTATGCCACCTGAACAGATTAGAAAGTTTTTCAATATCAAGAATGATTTTACTCCTGAAGAAGAAGCAGAGGTTAGAAGAGAGAATCAATGGGCATTTGAGTAG
- the LOC113325857 gene encoding DUF724 domain-containing protein 5-like: MASSSSDVSMKLSLVPPPHRSSYLSPELKAQYDQVFEQIPQNPHFTPLSNFTDKTKEGFKLGFDLSFVWFVEKIRNSYDPSIFLGQLQSFTTQLNEFECMGYEVTKLRERLNALKELAERDALLKLQIDELEKEETEETAKAKVEEIRVEEMEKEVSRAKQKLRALKSNMFFINLKKKKLIEDAAMNLTEF; the protein is encoded by the coding sequence atggcatcttcttcttctgatgttTCAATGAAGCTTTCTCTAGTACCTCCTCCTCATAGATCTTCGTACCTTTCTCCTGAACTAAAAGCTCAgtatgatcaagtctttgaacaAATCCCTCAAAACCCACATTTTACTCCACTTTCAAACTTCACTGATAAAACCAAAGAAGGATTCAAACTAGGTtttgatttatcttttgtttGGTTTGTTGAGAAAATTAGAAACTCTTATGATCCATCCATCTTTCTTGGTCAGCTACAAAGTTTCACAACACAGTTGAATGAATTTGAATGTATGGGTTATGAAGTCACCAAACTCAGAGAAAGATTGAATGCTTTGAAAGAACTAGCTGAACGAGATGCATTGCTGAAGCTTCAGATTGATGAATTAGAAAaagaagaaacagaggaaacagcAAAAGCTAAAGTTGAAGAAATTCGTGTGGAGGAGATGGAAAAAGAGGTTAGCAGAGCTAAACAAAAATTAAGGGCACTAAAATCAAACATGTTTTTCAttaatttgaagaagaagaagcttatTGAAGATGCAGCAATGAATTTGACAGAGTtttaa
- the LOC113325858 gene encoding SKP1-like protein 4 has product MIVLKSADDKEFEVEESIVMLSETIKHMIEDDCAGDGIPLPNVTSDVLEKVIEFLKKHGPAMEYLYGPDGKIVKDEIDEEEFNKVAAKLMQFDQEFIDGLESDQVLFDLIFAANYLGIRNLMECTCQVVAGKLREMTPEQVRAYLRIENDYSPEQEAKVRADNAWAFQ; this is encoded by the coding sequence atgattgttTTGAAGAGTGCTGATGACAAAGAATTCGAAGTGGAAGAATCAATTGTTATGTTATCTGAAACAATCAAACACATGATTGAAGATGATTGTGCTGGGGATGGTATTCCATTACCAAATGTTACTAGTGATGTTCTGGAGAaagtgattgagttcttgaagaAGCATGGTCCTGCTATGGAATATCTCTATGGACCTGATGGGAAGATAGTTAAAGATGAGATTGATGAAGAAGAGTTTAATAAGGTTGCTGCAAAATTGATGCAGTTTGATCAGGAGTTTATTGATGGGTTGGAGTCTGATCAAGTACTTTTTGATTTGATCTTTGCTGCTAATTACTTGGGTATAAGGAATTTGATGGAGTGTACTTGTCAAGTTGTTGCTGGTAAGCTTAGAGAGATGACTCCGGAACAGGTAAGGGCTTATCTTCGAATTGAAAATGATTATTCTCCTGAGCAAGAGGCTAAAGTTAGGGCTGATAATGCTTGGGCTTTTCAGTAG